Genomic segment of Eleutherodactylus coqui strain aEleCoq1 chromosome 1, aEleCoq1.hap1, whole genome shotgun sequence:
aaaaaaaaggtgacgcttcatctcccctcaccgatgcgatcggtgagaggagatgaaactttttaccggaggcctccgtatttgaaccccgacgcaatcttcctccgtggactttCACGGATTCTGCACATTCGACCACCGGAAAAACACCGGATACATGCGCatgagtcggggagcccaggaaacttaaaatctccttactcccagcgaccaagggtcgccgagagcctggagcagtgaccttgttgagcggtcaccagtcacatgataaaaaggtagcgatctaccttaggccggactcacatgatcagataggaattacgaattccgcatgcgtctgatccacggtaataagcagatcaatcgcattggattacacaattccgctcacattagtgggtcggaattccgtaatccactcgcagaaaagagaatgcagcaggttctattttactgcagatatccccaacatagagcccattgtcttccatggtcgcggatatacccgcagcccatacgctactacattctatacaggctgcgggtacccgtgtcatcactaagcgacggtgtgggaaatacaaacaaaaaaagtgtactgcgaatgaccacctgtgtgagtaggcagttatgcgcagtacaatatgcggccgtatgcagggctcacagctgggatctgctgcgggcctccacaagtggattccacatccggccgtgtgagcccggcattattcagaccgctacctgtaatacgtaatttacaagaagccctgggaacgctcgccttcatgcagttccaggagcagcttgttgagcgccttctgtgcgagaccgccgcacatCGGCAAGCTTACGGAAACTCACAGAGTGACACTTTTTACatcccatacctgccgctgaggtcacaaaataccccccaaaaagcatgagaggaggggtgatacccggttttattgccccatttacccatcccaaccagcctccgtaattatccatcttcggaaataccacacagttcacattattacttttatcggggggggggggggggggatttttttaacatgtcaatttttattccgtacaactgcgcgatgaggcctggaatttattcagttgcgccctgcaatccaatgggtgttcccttcattacaggccttgccatgtttcctgtaagtagattagggccacaacaggaatgtttttgaacacaggacaaatggggctacaatgggtatatttctgaacacgggagaaacaagggtatccattttggggtgtaaatcctcattttcatgggcactataggaaaaaatatgtatttaaaatttaaaatgaaattttattttttctcctcaaaattgaattaattcctgaaaaaactgtggggtcaaaatactcctgacacccctcagtggatacattaaggggtgtagttttttaaatggggtcattaggggggtatctattattctgatactcatgagcctttgcaaacttggcttggtgcagggaaacaaagtgttcctcaaaatgctgaaaagtataaatttgtacgtcatctaaatggttaaaaaaagcacaaaagtttttcaaatgtgcgttaaaggggttgtctcgcggcagcaagtggggtatacacttctgtatggccatattaatgcactttgtaatgtacattgtgcattaaatatgagccatacagaagttattcacttacctgctccgttgctggcgtccccgtcgccatggttccgtctaatttcggtgtcttcttgcctttttagacgcgcttgcgcagatccgtcttctcccttcttctcccttcggctccgctcggcagcatcggcattttggccccgcccccttgttcgcatcatcgcgtagctccgcccccgtcacgtgccgattccagccaatcaggaggctggaaccggcacacatcatggggcggagctacgcgatgatgcgaacaagggggcggagccaaaatgccgatgctgccgagcggagccgaagggagaagaagggagaagacggatctgcgcaagcgcgtctaaaaaggcaagaagacaccgaaattagacggaatcatggcgacggggacgctagcaacggagcaggtaagtgaatctCCCCCcgcagcaattgcctttagcaagtatactcgcgcATCTCTATTTACTATGCATTCACTTCTCTATATTGCCGGCCAAGTCAGAATACAAAAAACCATACAAAGCTGAATTACAGGATTCTTGctgagtgtaaatgctccccgcttcaaatagaaggtgaagcactgaacaAGAAGCCCGTGATCCAACTATGTACTCTGTCTgtataaatgctctgcacaaaCACTAAGGactttagcggtgatgtcagcactcGTACGATCATTTAGACAAGTCTCGTCCTGTCTAAGTGGGACACTCACTTTGTTTACAAGCCAGGATACATAACAAACCATCATAATCAACTATGTCAGTGGTAACCTTTGTAGAGAGGTAATCCTCTTTCTCAATGACAAAACCTGCATTAGTCACTGACTCTCTTATAAAATCTCTATCTACTGACAGAATGAAGAACTTTTGCTTCCCCAGCATGTAGTGGCTCATATTCACTGCTGAGAACAGCATTAGCTGCCCTCCAGGTTTCAGACTGCAAGTGAATTTCTTCAGGTTTCTCTGGTAGTCTTCCTTAGTTTTACTAACTATGTTTAGTTGCCAGAGACTGAGGACGCAGTCAACTTCAGGAAGCAGTTTAGGAGGAACAGAACTATTCTCAAAGTTTTCCCATTTAATAACTCTCTTAATTGTTTTTTTCacttgcttttctttttcttgccatttatcactaaaatgaaagaaaataaaacatttagAATTTCAAAGTATATATCAGAATTTTCTTTAGGATAAAAATCATGCAAATATGCAATTCTGTTATTTATCATTATAAAGTTGTCAAATTTATAATCTGAATATCTACAAATCCCATTGGAAAACAAATACAAGTATGGAAGGATTATAATCTAGGAAACACGGCCTTCGGACTTGGTCAGTATGTGATGCACCAGTTATGTTAATGGTGTTTCATAACATGATTTAATTATATTAGCTGCTCATCCACActacaataataataaaaaaaaactattgcaaaaaCAAATTAGTATTTTGGTATGCAGGCATAcaaaatgaatagagatgagcgaacgtactcggtaagggcgatttcacaatcgagcaccgcgattttcgagtacttcactactcaggtgaaaagtactcggggtcgccggggggcagggggaggcgcgccggagcgggggggtagcagtggggaacaagggggagctctctctccctctccccccccccccccccccactcccctctgcaaccccccgctcacccacagcgcaccccgagtacttttcacccgagtagtgaagtactcgaaaatcgcggtgctcgattgtgaaatcgcccttaccgagtacgttcgctcatctctaaaaatgaaggATCAACTATTTTCCAATTATTAcaaaatgtcttaaaaaaaacatttgacaTAAAACATTTGtgcaataaaatgtaaaaatgcacTGTGCTTCACAACTTTCAATGTAAGGCCACCTGTGCATGGGAGGGGTGGATTCTCGCAAGCGTATTTCCGTTGCGGGATATCATTTAAAGTCAACCTAATGATATGCCAATCGCAATGGATTTCCcactcgtgtacatcgggctgcgctttccatagttatcctatggaaagcatttcaAGCGTGATCCACGTGGGATTTATTGCCACGGATCATGCTATGAACTATTGCCTGTGGTCAGCCAGCCTTAGGGTTATCACGGCCGGACAAtacacgctaccatctgagctgtcttctcccttccttcccccttatcggctctctgcctctctcctcccctccggctgtttgcaatgggagggggcaggacggaggcagagctaagctccaaccCCATCCCGCACCCTTCCATTGGTAgccgtggacaaggggcggggcttGGCTCCACCCcttttccgccccctcccattgcaaacagctggaggggaggagagatgaCGAGAGCCGTTGAGGGAGAGGGAAGCCGGAGCACAGCTCAGATTGTAACGCATATCGGCCAGctatgaaaacggcagccgatatacgctcctgtgaataagcccttaatgtgaACCTTTTACTCAAAATCAGCCCTTGTTCATACGAGCACTGTTTTCGCGCATTATAGGCACGCAAAAAGATTGTGtcctaatagaaccaatggtttcctatagaagcagttacacgaaggaattttagatgcacaaaatgcttgcaccaatcaaagataggatatgcaagtgcaagctcgcatctaaggtctgtggtgcaCGAGAAGATAAGACTTGACCTATCTTCAGTGTGTGatttctatagactcctatgtaaGCTGTAAAACACTCACCACGCACCTCTGATCTTGTGAACAGGctaattcaaatagctggaattaacctgctcatgcgatctttagtgcagtatagcagcTAACCTTTCACACGCTTATACTGCGCTAAAAAAGTGCTTGTGGGAACGAGGCCTGTGTTAAATGTGACTTTATAGTCAACAAATGTTAGGTAACTAAAGTATCCCTTCAAAAATTCCTCAAAATAAATTTGAGGGCATATTTTACATCAAACCAGAAAATAGATGTGTGAATGGGAGATTCATATTCTAATCTCTAAAAACGCCAGTAACTTTCCCATAGTGTGAATGGCAATTTAGGAATCTATAAGGCTAGCTCCACGTGATTTTGCCGGGAGAAaatcgtgtttttttttccccgcaatttCTGaacatcagcgctgctttttatCGCAAAATCATTGCGGCCGCTTGCGAATTTCTCATGCGATGTTGCTGCGAAAATCAATAGGACTTTGTTGCATTGCttagtgataaaaaggaggctccatgagGAAACATGGTAGAAGAATAAAATAgcgcatcgcagaaagatagagcttgCCATGATTTTTTTACTCTTGCGAtgctgcgataaaaaaaaaaaaaaaaaaatcgagaaGTGtcttatctttctgtgttttgcagggttttttttatctCTCATGATCCCCATGGTGCCtcttttttatcacatcgcaaagtaaaacttgcgtttttttgtgtgatgcaatgcatttttaacattagaaagtcctattgcagCGAAATTGCGTTGAAAAAAAGACTGAGAAAATCGTGGCAGTGATGTTTCTGTGAGAAAAAGAATCATTGATACTCAGAAATCATGGTAAGAAAGTTGCAAttattgcgatcgccagtgtgaaggagccctaagcgattttgcagcaattttttcagACAAAAGTCTGTCGGGAAGCTGAGAAGGCGAGCAGCAATGTACTGTTTTTTAAtgcagcaagggcttattttgggggtaggggttgtattttaagccccccccccccatcctcccctgaaaatcccagAAAAAGAGTGCTACCATGGGAAAATGCAGtcatatcgcacagaacactgaTGTGATTTTCTCATGGAGATATCGCtggcgcccgtgtgaaagaggccttaaagattTGTTGCTCAGTATTTATGCGAAAATATTGCTACATACAAATAAGAATGTGCAAAATCtggatatttttaaaaagttactgaaagtaaACC
This window contains:
- the LOC136611183 gene encoding indolethylamine N-methyltransferase-like, whose product is MACSTHKHYHDEEFDPKLLHETHFSHGNVPTIEEATVYPVRILHEWFSSGKVKGDTLLDISIGGSVYQLISASNCFKEVHVMNFTDRNIDHFKKWLQKEEDATDWSFVFQKVCEIEGNSDKWQEKEKQVKKTIKRVIKWENFENSSVPPKLLPEVDCVLSLWQLNIVSKTKEDYQRNLKKFTCSLKPGGQLMLFSAVNMSHYMLGKQKFFILSVDRDFIRESVTNAGFVIEKEDYLSTKVTTDIVDYDGLLCILACKQSECPT